A single region of the Roseivivax sp. THAF197b genome encodes:
- a CDS encoding Hsp20 family protein, giving the protein MRSFDFAPLYRATVGFDQIADMMDRVLASDVAQPTYPPYNIEKTADDAYRISIAVAGFSENDLSVEVKDHALVVAARKADEDEGRTYLHRGIATRAFERRFQLADHVRVIGASHTDGMLHIDLEREIPEALKPRRIAIQKVDTVETRKDVLEADKVN; this is encoded by the coding sequence ATGCGTAGCTTTGATTTCGCACCGCTTTACCGTGCAACCGTCGGTTTCGATCAGATCGCCGACATGATGGACCGGGTTCTGGCATCCGATGTCGCCCAGCCCACCTACCCGCCCTACAACATCGAGAAGACGGCGGATGACGCCTACCGCATCTCGATCGCCGTTGCGGGCTTTTCCGAGAATGATCTGTCTGTCGAGGTGAAGGACCACGCGCTTGTCGTCGCCGCCCGCAAGGCCGACGAGGATGAAGGCCGCACCTACCTGCATCGCGGCATCGCCACCCGCGCCTTCGAGCGTCGCTTCCAGCTCGCTGACCATGTCCGAGTAATTGGCGCATCGCACACTGATGGCATGCTGCATATCGATCTGGAGCGCGAGATCCCCGAGGCGCTGAAACCGCGCCGCATCGCGATCCAGAAGGTCGATACGGTCGAAACCCGCAAGGACGTGCTCGAGGCCGACAAGGTCAACTGA